The following are encoded together in the Lepidochelys kempii isolate rLepKem1 chromosome 7, rLepKem1.hap2, whole genome shotgun sequence genome:
- the PHYHIPL gene encoding phytanoyl-CoA hydroxylase-interacting protein-like isoform X1 — protein sequence MEVPRLDRSSMSSPTSPCEDVIKNLSLEAIQLCDRDGNKSQDSGIAEMEELPVPHNIKISNITCDSFKISWDMDSKSKDRITHYFIDLNKKENKNSNKFKHKDVPTKLVAKAVPLPMTVRGHWFLSPRTEYTVAVQTASKQVDGDYVVSEWSEIIEFCTGDYSKVHLTQLLEKAEVIAGRMLKLSVFYRNQHKEYFDSIRDQHGNAMQLSVKDNSGSHGSPISGKLEGIFFSCNTEFNTGKPPQDSPYGRYRFEIAAEKLFNPNTNLYFGDFYCMYTAYHYVILVIAPVGSPGDEFCKQRLPQLNSEDNKFLTCTEEDGIMVYHHAQDVILEVIYTDPVDLSLGTVAEITGHQLMSSSTANAKKDPSCKTCNISVGR from the exons GGAATAAATCACAAGATAGTGGGATCGCAGAGATGGAGGAACTTCCAGTCCCACACAACATCAAAATAAGTAACATCACATGTGATTCTTTCAAGATTTCATGGGACATGGATTCTAAATCCAAGGACCGTATTACTCACTATTTTATTGATCTAAACAAGAAAGAGAACAAGAATTCCAACAAATTTAAACacaag GATGTACCCACTAAACTGGTTGCAAAAGCTGTTCCTCTCCCTATGACTGTTCGTGGACACTGGTTCTTGAGCCCAAGAACGGAATATACAGTAGCAGTACAGACGGCATCAAAGCAAGTTGATGGGGATTATGTGGTTTCTGAGTGGAGTGAAATCATAGAGTTTTGTACAGGAG ATTATTCAAAAGTTCATCTAACACAGCttttggaaaaagctgaagtgaTTGCAGGACGTATGCTTAAGCTTTCTGTTTTTTATCGGAATCAGCACAAAGAATACTTTGATTCTATCAG AGACCAACATGGAAATGCAATGCAGCTTTCTGTCAAGGATAACAGTGGTAGCCATGGCTCTCCAATCAGTGGGAAGTTGGAAGGCATCTTCTTTAGCTGCAACACTGAGTTTAACACGGGGAAGCCACCACAAGATTCACCTTATGGAAGATACAGGTTTGAGATTGCAGCTGAAAAACTTTTCAATCCAAATACTAACTTGTACTTTGGGGACTTCTACTGCATGTACACAGCTTATCACTATGTCATTCTTGTTATTGCCCCTGTTGGGTCACCAGGAGATGAATTCTGTAAGCAGCGCCTTCCTCAGCTAAATTCAGAGGATAATAAATTTCTGACCTGCACCGAAGAAGATGGCATCATGGTTTATCACCATGCCCAGGATGTTATTTTAGAAGTAATTTACACTGATCCTGTGGATCTTTCCCTCGGCACAGTTGCAGAAATTACTGGTCATCAGCTAATGAGCTCGTCTACTGCAAATGCAAAAAAAGATCCCAGTTGCAAGACCTGCAACATCAGTGTTGGACGTTAA
- the PHYHIPL gene encoding phytanoyl-CoA hydroxylase-interacting protein-like isoform X3, protein MEELPVPHNIKISNITCDSFKISWDMDSKSKDRITHYFIDLNKKENKNSNKFKHKDVPTKLVAKAVPLPMTVRGHWFLSPRTEYTVAVQTASKQVDGDYVVSEWSEIIEFCTGDYSKVHLTQLLEKAEVIAGRMLKLSVFYRNQHKEYFDSIRDQHGNAMQLSVKDNSGSHGSPISGKLEGIFFSCNTEFNTGKPPQDSPYGRYRFEIAAEKLFNPNTNLYFGDFYCMYTAYHYVILVIAPVGSPGDEFCKQRLPQLNSEDNKFLTCTEEDGIMVYHHAQDVILEVIYTDPVDLSLGTVAEITGHQLMSSSTANAKKDPSCKTCNISVGR, encoded by the exons ATGGAGGAACTTCCAGTCCCACACAACATCAAAATAAGTAACATCACATGTGATTCTTTCAAGATTTCATGGGACATGGATTCTAAATCCAAGGACCGTATTACTCACTATTTTATTGATCTAAACAAGAAAGAGAACAAGAATTCCAACAAATTTAAACacaag GATGTACCCACTAAACTGGTTGCAAAAGCTGTTCCTCTCCCTATGACTGTTCGTGGACACTGGTTCTTGAGCCCAAGAACGGAATATACAGTAGCAGTACAGACGGCATCAAAGCAAGTTGATGGGGATTATGTGGTTTCTGAGTGGAGTGAAATCATAGAGTTTTGTACAGGAG ATTATTCAAAAGTTCATCTAACACAGCttttggaaaaagctgaagtgaTTGCAGGACGTATGCTTAAGCTTTCTGTTTTTTATCGGAATCAGCACAAAGAATACTTTGATTCTATCAG AGACCAACATGGAAATGCAATGCAGCTTTCTGTCAAGGATAACAGTGGTAGCCATGGCTCTCCAATCAGTGGGAAGTTGGAAGGCATCTTCTTTAGCTGCAACACTGAGTTTAACACGGGGAAGCCACCACAAGATTCACCTTATGGAAGATACAGGTTTGAGATTGCAGCTGAAAAACTTTTCAATCCAAATACTAACTTGTACTTTGGGGACTTCTACTGCATGTACACAGCTTATCACTATGTCATTCTTGTTATTGCCCCTGTTGGGTCACCAGGAGATGAATTCTGTAAGCAGCGCCTTCCTCAGCTAAATTCAGAGGATAATAAATTTCTGACCTGCACCGAAGAAGATGGCATCATGGTTTATCACCATGCCCAGGATGTTATTTTAGAAGTAATTTACACTGATCCTGTGGATCTTTCCCTCGGCACAGTTGCAGAAATTACTGGTCATCAGCTAATGAGCTCGTCTACTGCAAATGCAAAAAAAGATCCCAGTTGCAAGACCTGCAACATCAGTGTTGGACGTTAA